The following is a genomic window from Moorella sp. Hama-1.
GGCAGAACGCCAGCAAGATAATCGCCCGAGTGGTAGAAACGGGTGAGCCGGCGGTAGTCTTGCAACGGTCAAAACCAGTCGTTTACATTGTAGAGGCTGCCGCTTATGAAACAATGCTGAAAAAACTTGAAGCGGCGGAGAACCTGTTCCGGGTTGAAGAAACCAAGAACGCCTTACAAAAAATTGCCGGGCTGCGGGAAAGGATGGCCCCAAGGGGCAAACAGACTGATTCCGTGCCCCTGCTCCGGGAATTGCGGGAGGGCGAGGGCCGTTGAATTATGTCTGTTTGGATAGCAGCGTATTGCTTAAACTGCTCACCTGGGAAGACGGGAGTGAAGCAGCGGCGGAATTAATGGAGCGCATAGTCGAATCCGGCCAGGTGGTTATTCTACCGGCTTTCGCCTGGGCCGAAGTGGGCAGCGTATTGCGTAAAAAGGCCAGGAAAAAAGAAATTACACATGAAGAAGCGGGAGAAGCCTGGCATCTGTTCTGTCAGCTAAAGATTATTTCTTACTTGGAGAGCGAAAAAATAGCCGGCGCGTCATGGGAGATTGCCGTGAAAGAAAATCTTCCCACTCTTTATGACGCCGCTTATCTGGCCGTAGCGGAAAGCGCGGCGCAGGACTGTGGGGGAACTTGTGAATTCTGGACTGCCGATGAAAGAATGGTAAACGCCCTGGGCGGAAAGAAGAAGTATGTGAAGCTGTTGGAAACAGAAAAGACGGCCATGGCGGGTAAGGAAAAGTAATATTGCTTAGATGGTAATTTTGGAGTAAAATGGAGGTAGACAGAAGTCAGAGTTACCCGGTTGACCAGTAAACAGTAGGGTCTTTATAAGGGAGCTGCGATGAAACGCTATTGTTATTACTGCGATAAGGAAGTAGGCTATCAGGTTATTGAGAAGGAAATTGAACTAGAGATTAAGGGTGTTAAAGTAACGTATCCGGGTAAAATAGCCTATTGCAACGAATGCGGCCATGAAATTGACCTACCTGCGCTGGATGATGAAAATATCAAAAAAGCCAACCTGGAGTATAGAAAAAGGTTGGCTGCCGCGTTATATGCTGAAAGGAGATATCGGGGAAAGGTGATAAAATGAAGGATCTAGGCTTGAATTGGATGTTGTATAGTAGTAAAAAGGAGAAAAAGGGTAACCTATACATGTCCTATAAAATAGTCTTTATGGCCCTATGTCTTATATATTTAATTTGTTTCCCCGCGCCACTTGTTTATGGTGAAACTCAAAGGTCATATATTAACTACTATGGTAAAGTTATTGACGTTAAACCCCATGGGTTTACAATAAAAGTAGATAAGATAGAACCCATCGTGGATGAGCCATATATTAATGGTTCAAGTATAACTAAACTGTTAAAGCTTACAAAGGATGAGGTAAAACTTATTGGGCAAAACCTTACTTTGGACATCAATCAATATACTTATGTTACTATTGGCGACGAACATGTTTCTCCACCATATGGAATTCCACTTGATAAAGCAAAGGCAATAGATCTCACCAAATATTTATACCCTAACGATTATATCTTTGTTACCGCTAAAGATAAAAACGCATGGAATCTTAAAGTAAATAGCCCTATGTTAAAGGCTAACCCTGAGACCTCAAACACTATTCCATCCAACCTAAGGGATGGTGCCCTAAGAGCTATTTTTAGGATGGGCCAGGAAGAATACACCATCGATGGACGGTCGTATCCAATGAATGCGGTACCTTTTATGGAAAACAATCGCGCCTATATCCCTGTGCGCTACCTGGCTTATGTGATTGGTATAAATGGCGATATGATCACGTATGATAACGGCTCTATTATAATTACCCACTTTGTAAAGAAAACAGGTTCAGAGATATATCCCATAAATGATAGGTTCAAAGGGACCGATAGCTATTATAGGCGTTTAACAATAAAAGAGGGAAGCAAAGTCTTAACTATTGAGGATTTTGGCCCCGCGTATGCAGGAATATCCAATTTTGAAGTTATAATGGATGTGGCTCCGATTATCAGAGAAGGCCGCGCCTATTTACCGGCACGGTACATAGCTCAAGCCCTGGGATACGAAACACAATGGGATGAAAAAAACCAAGATATGACAATATGGAATAGCGGAGAAGTTGAATAATATTAACCTTTAACTTCATGTTGAATAAAGCGCCGGGCGCGCCGGTGCTTTTTGATTCCTACAAAACAAAGGAGGCTGATACCATGACCCGTAAAATTAACCTTCTCATTGCTTTCCTCCTGGCCGTAACGCTGGCCCTGGCGGCCGGGGGCGTTGCGGAAGCGAAGAATTTAAGTGCTACGTTTGTGGTGGATTACAATGTTTTTGCATATATAACGCCGGAAGATACTCGCAAGGCTGTGAATTGCAAGATGGACGTAACGCCCTTCATCGAGAACAACCGCGCCTACGTTCCGGTGCGCTACCTGGCCTACGGCCTGGGCGTGGCGGAGAAGGACGTAAATTGGGATGAGGCAAGCCAGACCGTAACTTTGAGCATGGAGGGCACCAAGGTGAAGCTCGAGGTGGGCAGCAAGACTATTTACGTCAACGGCAAGCCCCAGGAGATGGACGTGGCCCCGCTCTTGAGAGACGACCGCGTGTTCCTGCCCGCCAGGTTCGTGGCCGAGGCGTTTGGGTACGAGGTAGGCTATAGGGACAACTTTGTATTCATTGATTTGAAGAGGTAGGAGACTTTAAAAATCCAATATTCAGGAGGTGAGCGGCCCCGGCAGCCTGTGCCGGGGCTGGCGGCTATGTACGGAAGGAGAGGCTTTCTCTCCTCTTTTCTTTCTCTGGCCTTAGTAATGGCGCTGGTGCTTTCCCTGCCGCGGGAGGCCAGCGCGTGGGCGCCTACGATGCAAGGCCCCTACGGCCTAAAATACGCCTACACCGAGGGTGCATTCTTCCAGTTCTACTTGGTGAACCCCTTCGAGATAGGGCAGTTTAACCAGAATAACCTGCCCAGCGATACCCAATTTGTCAATATGCCCCCGGAGAGCCGCTTTGCGCCGGACCTGCTCTTCGCGCCCATAGACTGGTCCACGGGCAACCTCAACATCGGGAAAGGGTACGGCTTCACCGTCCCCGGGGCGATACCCGCCGACCTGGACTTCTGGTTTAAGGCGTTAGAATGGCCCACGACCGACGGCTATTACAACGTCACGGACGCCCACCACCCGGACAAGCAGGGCAGCACCGCCGTGAGGAACATCTTCTACCACAACGTCTACGGGACGTGGTTCCAAGCCGTACCGAACCCCACCAGCGCTTCGCCGACCGACCCCCTCGACATGGGGGACAGCGGCAGCGGCACCAGCTGGGTCGTCAAGATCAACGACGGCCAATACGACTTTACGCCTCGATCTTATGACTCTAGCCTTCCCGAGATAGGTGAAAACTGGCAATTTATTTACTTCTACAGCTTCACGAAGGAAGGGGCCATCGGCTTCCTCTCCCGCATGTACCAGGTGTTTTCGGGTGATCTTCAGTTCCTGATGCCCGATGGCGGGTGCGAGCAGAAGAAGGTGGCCTTCACCATCGACCTCAGCATCCCCCAGGTGTCGTGCGGCGCGCCGGGGGCAAACGGCATGTCTCCCTTCGCGGTGGTTATTAACAACCTCTCGCCGTTCGACGCCAATGGCGTTAATCTCAAGCTTTACACCTATTCCGACGGCGACCAAGAGCCGGTGCTGGTAGACGACCGGACGATACCCCGCATCAGCCACGCTTCGGTGGCCGCGGGGACGCCCGGGTCAACGACCGTCACCGGCTTTATCCCGGCGCCGTCCAAAGACTTCAAGCTGATAGCCGTGGTCAACGTAATGTATTCTCCCGGCGGTTTCACCGTCAACGGCGTACCCGGCGCATGGGCGGCCAATGGTTTCTACCAGCCGACTTTCAACGGCCAATCCCCGCCGGGGTTGGGGGCCACCGTGGCGGAACCGTATTTACACAACAATGTCAATATCTCCGGGACGACGACCGGCGCCCCCGGCGGAGGCGGCGATGGAGGGGGAGATGAGATAAGCGCCAACCTGGTGGCGCTAAACATCACCTGCGACCCGGACAACGGCAACACAGTGGCGAAGTTTCGGAACGCTTTCCCGGTGAATGGCCGGGTTAACGTGAGGTTCTACTTCCAGCCGGAAGGGGATAACATGAAACTTGTAGACCAGCGCCTGGGGATGGCTGTCCAGGCCGGGAGCGAGTTCACGGTCACAACTACCATACCAGATGCTGCCGCGGGCAAGGGGACAGTGACCGCCACAGTGGACTTAAGGCTTTCCGGGAGCTCCTGGGTGCCCGAGAAGTACCGGGGGGACGACGGGAAGGAATACGACGAGACGACCTATGAGGATAATAAGACGTCCTGCGCCGTGGCAAAGAAAGAATACTACCAGGACACGCCGGAAGACCATCCCGCCTGGTATTTCCCCGTGAAAGAAGAGTGGGTGCCAAAGTACGAGGAGTACACCGAACCGGTATATGGCTGGAAGAAGGTGCCGTTTATAAAGGATCCTGCTACCGGTAAAATCCGGGTACTGTTGGTGGAGTAACCTAGGAAGGAGAGATTAGATGGTGAAAAGGCTGATCATGTGGGGGGTATTGGCGCTTATTTGTAGCCTTGCCCCCCTGGATGCCACGGCTGCTCCCCATCCTGGCGGCCTCCAGTGGGCCGAAATGGTGACCGGAGTAGATGGGGGCGGCAACCCCACAACCACGGAGGTCTTCGGC
Proteins encoded in this region:
- a CDS encoding type II toxin-antitoxin system Phd/YefM family antitoxin; its protein translation is MYMANVTDIRQNASKIIARVVETGEPAVVLQRSKPVVYIVEAAAYETMLKKLEAAENLFRVEETKNALQKIAGLRERMAPRGKQTDSVPLLRELREGEGR
- a CDS encoding type II toxin-antitoxin system VapC family toxin, translated to MNYVCLDSSVLLKLLTWEDGSEAAAELMERIVESGQVVILPAFAWAEVGSVLRKKARKKEITHEEAGEAWHLFCQLKIISYLESEKIAGASWEIAVKENLPTLYDAAYLAVAESAAQDCGGTCEFWTADERMVNALGGKKKYVKLLETEKTAMAGKEK
- a CDS encoding stalk domain-containing protein: MKDLGLNWMLYSSKKEKKGNLYMSYKIVFMALCLIYLICFPAPLVYGETQRSYINYYGKVIDVKPHGFTIKVDKIEPIVDEPYINGSSITKLLKLTKDEVKLIGQNLTLDINQYTYVTIGDEHVSPPYGIPLDKAKAIDLTKYLYPNDYIFVTAKDKNAWNLKVNSPMLKANPETSNTIPSNLRDGALRAIFRMGQEEYTIDGRSYPMNAVPFMENNRAYIPVRYLAYVIGINGDMITYDNGSIIITHFVKKTGSEIYPINDRFKGTDSYYRRLTIKEGSKVLTIEDFGPAYAGISNFEVIMDVAPIIREGRAYLPARYIAQALGYETQWDEKNQDMTIWNSGEVE
- a CDS encoding copper amine oxidase N-terminal domain-containing protein, producing MTRKINLLIAFLLAVTLALAAGGVAEAKNLSATFVVDYNVFAYITPEDTRKAVNCKMDVTPFIENNRAYVPVRYLAYGLGVAEKDVNWDEASQTVTLSMEGTKVKLEVGSKTIYVNGKPQEMDVAPLLRDDRVFLPARFVAEAFGYEVGYRDNFVFIDLKR